A single window of Vibrio campbellii CAIM 519 = NBRC 15631 = ATCC 25920 DNA harbors:
- a CDS encoding efflux RND transporter permease subunit, translating to MEENQQKGIIAYFANNSVAANLMMVFIIVMGIVSFMFIQRQMFPNVEVNYINIHAAYPGASPQEIEESILVKVEESIKDVTGIKKTVARASRGSAHVSIEVDVNADIKRVLDDVKQRVDTLSNLPAGMEPINVYQVEWRQEVIEMGLVGDRPLEELKPIAKQVEDELLQLKNVMLVDINAPEEEIAIEVDPLVLRKYDLTLNDVSNAIRRYSANYSAGEVKTNAGMIAVRIENQYYRGDEFRNIPVKLGANGAKVLLQDIATIKDGFTEEDRYFEYSGQNAIYMAVQATRDQNIIPVAESVRNYIEAKNKTLPDDIQLKVLVDMTYYLNGRLDMMLKNLLQGAALVAIMLSVFLRFRLAMWVMLGLPVCFLGAVMMMPMLGITVNIVSLFAFIMVLGIVVDDAIVTGESAYSEIEEKGGGVENVVTGVKRVATPATFGVLTTIAVFAPFLLSSGIDSAFFYGIAGVVILCLIFSLIESKLILPAHLAHTNFTPIKAGGWRDNFNKRFFGFVNGPYRSFVKVCAHWRWTVFAFFCGLLLISAALVSSNYVRVIPNPKVPTDYPAITIEMNDTVSSEQTINALKTIEGVMQKIENQIIDEHGQGMIRDVLSYNRSRTEGRILVPLVDEELRPFNTFELARRWREAMPVIPGMKSFKIREQSAGGGDRDEFGYLLFGSDINELNEAGRYLIGRLQQEEGLYDISSSIDSGSKEVLLSLAPVAYDLGLDLTMIAEQVGGSFYGGEAQRIIRDGEEIKVMVRYPQLTREAFSSLRYAVITTPAGKKVMLGDVVKINEQPGVSSIRREGGYQTVYVYGSIDEELVEPQEVVKVIDDNILPDMKQSFPSVKTELGGDIEEQAAQRNEQIMFFIAGMIIVYILLAVPLKSYTQPLIVMSVIPFSLTGAIWGHFWLDMDISMMSTFGLIAAAGVVINDSLVMTDYVNQVREKGMSIKQAVVEAGCARFRAITLTSITTFAGVLPIMFETSLQARFVIPMAVALGFAVLFATVLTLILVPCLYLMLEDIKNIFRIVKRFFGRLIGKFKSQSSNTVGNESTQS from the coding sequence ATGGAAGAGAATCAACAAAAGGGCATCATTGCCTATTTTGCGAATAACTCTGTCGCTGCGAACCTAATGATGGTGTTCATCATCGTGATGGGTATCGTCAGCTTCATGTTCATTCAACGACAAATGTTTCCAAACGTTGAAGTAAACTACATTAATATTCACGCGGCATACCCTGGAGCCTCTCCTCAAGAGATTGAAGAGAGTATTTTGGTTAAAGTCGAAGAGTCGATCAAAGACGTTACTGGGATCAAAAAGACCGTAGCACGTGCTTCTCGAGGTAGCGCTCATGTATCGATAGAAGTGGATGTGAATGCCGACATCAAACGTGTATTGGACGATGTAAAGCAGCGGGTAGATACCTTATCTAACCTGCCAGCAGGGATGGAACCCATCAACGTTTATCAGGTGGAATGGCGACAAGAGGTGATAGAGATGGGCTTGGTGGGTGATAGGCCACTAGAAGAGCTCAAACCTATCGCTAAGCAAGTTGAAGACGAATTACTGCAACTGAAAAACGTTATGCTGGTGGATATAAATGCACCAGAAGAAGAGATTGCGATTGAAGTCGATCCGCTTGTTTTGCGCAAATACGACCTGACTTTGAACGATGTGAGTAATGCGATTCGTCGTTATTCTGCAAACTATTCTGCTGGTGAAGTAAAAACCAATGCAGGCATGATCGCAGTACGTATTGAGAACCAATACTACCGTGGTGATGAGTTCCGCAATATCCCAGTTAAGCTGGGAGCGAATGGTGCGAAGGTACTCCTTCAAGATATCGCAACGATTAAAGACGGCTTCACAGAAGAAGATCGTTACTTCGAATACTCGGGTCAAAACGCGATCTACATGGCGGTTCAAGCCACGCGTGATCAAAACATCATCCCAGTTGCTGAATCCGTTCGTAACTACATCGAAGCAAAGAACAAAACCTTACCTGACGACATTCAACTGAAAGTTCTCGTTGATATGACCTACTACTTAAATGGTCGTCTCGACATGATGCTGAAGAACCTTCTTCAAGGTGCCGCATTGGTTGCCATCATGCTCTCGGTATTCCTTCGCTTCCGCTTAGCAATGTGGGTAATGTTGGGGTTACCAGTGTGTTTCTTAGGCGCAGTGATGATGATGCCAATGCTGGGTATCACCGTGAATATTGTGTCTCTGTTCGCCTTTATCATGGTGCTCGGTATTGTGGTCGATGACGCCATCGTAACCGGGGAAAGTGCCTACAGTGAGATCGAAGAGAAGGGTGGTGGTGTTGAGAACGTTGTGACGGGTGTTAAGCGTGTCGCGACTCCGGCGACCTTTGGTGTGTTAACCACGATAGCGGTATTTGCCCCATTCCTACTCTCAAGTGGGATTGATAGTGCCTTCTTCTACGGCATTGCGGGTGTGGTGATCCTGTGTCTTATCTTTAGCTTGATAGAATCTAAGTTGATCTTGCCGGCTCACTTAGCCCACACCAACTTTACGCCAATCAAAGCAGGCGGTTGGCGGGATAATTTCAACAAGCGTTTCTTCGGATTTGTAAATGGTCCTTACCGCAGCTTTGTTAAGGTTTGTGCCCATTGGCGTTGGACCGTGTTTGCCTTCTTCTGTGGTCTGTTACTGATTAGTGCAGCTTTAGTTAGCTCGAACTATGTTCGTGTGATTCCAAACCCGAAAGTGCCAACGGATTATCCGGCGATTACGATTGAGATGAATGACACGGTGTCGAGCGAGCAAACCATCAATGCGTTAAAAACCATTGAAGGCGTGATGCAGAAAATCGAAAACCAGATCATTGATGAGCATGGTCAGGGGATGATTCGAGATGTGCTTTCTTATAACCGCAGCCGTACTGAAGGTCGTATTCTTGTACCGCTTGTGGATGAAGAATTACGTCCATTCAATACCTTTGAACTTGCACGTCGCTGGCGTGAGGCAATGCCAGTTATTCCGGGCATGAAGAGCTTTAAGATCCGCGAGCAAAGTGCAGGTGGCGGTGACCGCGACGAGTTTGGTTACTTGCTGTTTGGCTCGGATATCAATGAGCTAAACGAAGCAGGTCGCTATTTGATTGGTCGCTTGCAGCAAGAGGAAGGTTTGTACGATATCTCGTCGTCTATTGATTCCGGTAGTAAAGAGGTACTGCTATCACTTGCCCCGGTTGCTTATGACTTGGGCTTGGATCTGACTATGATCGCAGAACAAGTGGGCGGTAGTTTCTACGGCGGCGAAGCACAACGCATTATTCGTGATGGCGAAGAAATCAAAGTCATGGTGCGTTACCCGCAACTGACGCGTGAAGCTTTCTCATCACTTCGTTACGCTGTGATTACCACACCAGCAGGCAAGAAGGTCATGCTTGGTGATGTGGTGAAGATCAACGAACAACCGGGTGTGAGTAGTATTCGACGTGAAGGCGGTTATCAAACCGTTTATGTGTATGGCTCTATAGATGAAGAGTTGGTTGAACCTCAAGAAGTGGTGAAAGTTATCGACGACAACATCTTACCGGACATGAAGCAATCCTTCCCAAGTGTGAAAACGGAATTGGGTGGTGACATCGAAGAGCAAGCCGCGCAACGTAACGAGCAAATCATGTTCTTTATTGCTGGCATGATCATCGTATACATCTTGTTGGCCGTGCCGCTTAAGAGCTACACCCAACCGCTGATCGTCATGTCGGTAATTCCGTTTAGCTTAACGGGTGCGATTTGGGGACACTTCTGGCTGGATATGGACATCAGCATGATGTCGACATTTGGTTTAATTGCAGCAGCGGGTGTGGTTATCAACGATTCCTTGGTGATGACGGATTACGTTAACCAAGTGCGAGAAAAAGGCATGAGCATTAAACAGGCGGTTGTTGAAGCTGGCTGTGCTCGTTTTCGAGCGATCACGCTGACGTCTATTACCACCTTCGCAGGTGTACTTCCTATCATGTTTGAAACCAGCTTGCAGGCGCGTTTTGTTATCCCGATGGCGGTCGCGCTTGGTTTTGCCGTTCTGTTTGCAACTGTCCTTACCTTGATTCTTGTGCCTTGTTTGTACCTGATGCTAGAGGATATTAAAAACATCTTCCGCATTGTTAAACGATTCTTTGGTCGTTTGATAGGTAAGTTCAAATCACAGTCATCAAACACTGTCGGCAACGAAAGCACGCAAAGCTAG
- a CDS encoding efflux RND transporter permease subunit, translating into MIRFFAKHPTAANLLMLTLLILGISSLSTIKRETFPEFDPPYILAGVVYPGASPQEVEESICVRMEDAVDGLANIEETQCEAIEGSARLILKLNEEADIGRMLVDVQTQINSINDFPQEIESPVVQELDWNEPVVDVAITADTTWPELKAYAEQLKRTLKLDYDVSLVDVAGFSDHQFRVELDTQAIRQLGLSVGDIAEQIGRQNVKLPSGNVETPDKNFLIRFDERRVTPEELETIVVGSGPNGSIIRLRDIATITDRFELDEQKVLFDGHPSALLKVSKNKEDDALRIKERVAQFVEEQQAIAPDGVMLQMTNDLSSVLWDRLTMMVKNGWQGIILVFATMWLFFSFRYSFWVAAGLPVAFLGGLFLMAQLGLSINIMSLVGLLMAIGIMMDDAIVIAESIAAHLDRGEEIDDAVIKGVKKVLPGVISSFLTTVCIFGSLLFLQGEMGAVLKAVPQVLILVLSLSLVEAFLILPNHLSHSLHKQKQERKTPKFKQKLLASFENFRNTTLVNAVDKVVEYRYAFMGGVVALLLISAATLVGGLLKFQPFPELDGDIAEARIILPPGSSLSQTEAVVDKIVASAQKLDKEWTEKVEDGNPLVLHITSQFNANADANESGPHIATVRLDLLGAESRNTLIDEFIDAWREDIGELADPISLVFKQPTMGPGGRAIEIRAKHDDLDALKAASIDIQQYLNEFDGVHGVLDDMRMGKEEVLVKLRPGAEAYGINGQLIANQLRAAFFGQTADEIQVGVENISIEVRLDKAQAGDLQQLANFPIILSDGSQIPLATIATLDFQRNYVRIQRIDGLRTVSVFGDIDNTKANSTAIIRQFQQDEAPKLMQKYPGLRFDFEGEAKDTAETGASMGKGFLLGLFGVFAILSYQFRSYLEPFVVMLAIPLAFIGVVWGHILLGHSLSMPSMMGFVSLAGIVVNDSILLVQYIRHHVDEGDNVHDSVVKASRERFRAVFLTSMTTAAGLLPLLTETSLQAQVIQPLVISIVFGIFASTLLVLFMIPAAYAILADFGLVHKHEEI; encoded by the coding sequence ATGATCCGATTCTTCGCCAAGCACCCAACAGCAGCCAACTTGCTGATGCTAACGCTGCTGATATTGGGTATTTCTTCACTTTCCACGATTAAGCGGGAAACCTTTCCTGAGTTTGATCCACCTTACATCCTAGCTGGTGTAGTTTACCCTGGCGCTTCCCCGCAAGAAGTCGAAGAGAGTATTTGTGTCCGAATGGAAGATGCTGTTGATGGTCTTGCTAACATTGAAGAAACGCAATGTGAAGCGATTGAAGGCTCTGCGCGTCTTATCTTAAAACTGAATGAAGAAGCCGATATCGGCCGTATGCTGGTCGACGTTCAAACTCAAATCAACTCGATTAATGACTTTCCACAAGAGATTGAATCACCTGTGGTCCAAGAACTAGATTGGAATGAGCCTGTTGTGGATGTCGCGATCACCGCAGATACCACATGGCCAGAGTTAAAAGCGTATGCGGAACAGCTTAAGCGCACGTTAAAGCTCGACTATGACGTATCTTTGGTTGACGTGGCCGGCTTCTCAGATCACCAATTCAGAGTAGAGCTAGACACTCAAGCTATTCGCCAACTTGGCTTGAGTGTTGGTGATATTGCTGAGCAGATTGGTCGTCAAAACGTTAAGTTGCCAAGTGGTAATGTCGAAACGCCAGATAAGAACTTTCTGATCCGCTTTGACGAACGACGTGTGACGCCAGAAGAGCTTGAGACTATCGTCGTGGGTTCTGGTCCAAATGGATCAATCATCCGTCTAAGAGACATCGCAACGATTACTGATCGATTTGAATTGGACGAACAGAAAGTCCTCTTTGATGGTCACCCTTCTGCCTTACTAAAAGTCAGTAAAAACAAAGAAGACGATGCGCTACGTATCAAGGAACGTGTTGCTCAATTTGTCGAAGAACAACAAGCCATCGCCCCAGACGGTGTGATGCTACAAATGACCAATGATCTTTCATCCGTACTTTGGGATCGCCTGACCATGATGGTCAAAAACGGTTGGCAAGGTATCATTCTGGTCTTCGCCACCATGTGGTTGTTCTTTAGTTTTCGCTACTCTTTTTGGGTCGCGGCTGGTTTGCCCGTTGCCTTCTTAGGTGGGTTATTTTTGATGGCGCAACTTGGCCTGTCCATTAACATCATGTCTTTGGTCGGGTTACTCATGGCCATCGGTATCATGATGGATGATGCCATCGTTATTGCTGAATCGATTGCCGCTCACCTCGACCGAGGAGAAGAGATCGATGATGCGGTAATTAAAGGGGTGAAAAAGGTACTGCCGGGGGTAATTTCTTCCTTCCTAACCACGGTGTGTATTTTCGGTAGCTTGTTATTCCTGCAAGGTGAAATGGGTGCAGTACTTAAAGCGGTACCTCAAGTTCTGATCCTCGTTTTGAGTTTGAGTTTGGTGGAAGCCTTCTTGATCCTACCTAACCACCTTTCTCATTCACTGCATAAACAAAAGCAAGAGCGAAAGACACCCAAGTTCAAACAAAAGCTGCTGGCTTCTTTTGAGAACTTCCGCAACACCACCTTAGTCAACGCAGTCGATAAAGTGGTCGAGTATCGCTATGCCTTTATGGGGGGCGTGGTTGCCTTGCTTCTTATCTCCGCAGCCACGTTAGTAGGTGGTTTACTCAAGTTCCAACCCTTCCCTGAATTGGATGGCGACATTGCAGAAGCGCGCATTATTCTTCCTCCGGGTTCTTCTCTTTCTCAAACGGAAGCTGTCGTCGATAAGATCGTCGCTTCCGCTCAAAAGCTAGATAAAGAATGGACAGAAAAAGTGGAAGACGGCAATCCATTGGTTCTGCACATCACCAGTCAATTCAACGCCAATGCCGACGCGAATGAATCAGGCCCTCACATTGCCACGGTACGTCTGGATTTGCTTGGTGCAGAGAGTCGTAACACACTCATCGATGAATTTATCGATGCATGGCGCGAAGACATTGGTGAACTTGCCGATCCTATCTCACTGGTATTTAAACAACCGACCATGGGCCCGGGTGGACGAGCAATTGAGATTCGAGCGAAGCATGACGATCTGGATGCGCTCAAAGCAGCTTCTATCGACATTCAGCAATACTTGAATGAGTTTGACGGTGTCCATGGTGTGTTGGATGACATGCGTATGGGGAAAGAAGAAGTCTTGGTTAAACTGCGTCCGGGAGCGGAAGCTTATGGGATTAACGGCCAGCTCATCGCTAATCAATTGCGTGCGGCTTTCTTTGGCCAAACCGCAGACGAAATCCAAGTTGGGGTAGAAAACATTTCCATCGAAGTTCGCCTTGATAAAGCACAAGCCGGTGACTTACAGCAATTGGCAAACTTCCCAATTATCTTGTCCGATGGCAGTCAAATTCCACTCGCGACCATTGCGACTTTGGATTTCCAACGTAATTACGTAAGAATCCAGCGCATTGATGGCTTGCGCACTGTGAGCGTATTCGGCGATATCGACAATACGAAAGCCAACTCAACTGCCATTATTCGTCAGTTCCAACAAGATGAAGCGCCAAAGCTTATGCAAAAGTATCCTGGCCTTCGCTTCGATTTTGAAGGCGAAGCCAAAGATACCGCCGAAACTGGCGCATCAATGGGTAAAGGCTTCTTGCTTGGTTTGTTTGGCGTGTTTGCGATTCTGAGTTACCAATTCCGCAGTTATTTGGAACCATTCGTGGTAATGCTTGCGATTCCACTCGCCTTTATTGGCGTGGTATGGGGACACATCCTACTCGGTCACTCATTAAGTATGCCAAGTATGATGGGCTTCGTCTCATTAGCAGGGATTGTGGTGAATGACTCGATTCTGTTAGTTCAATACATACGCCATCATGTGGATGAAGGAGATAATGTACATGACTCGGTAGTCAAAGCCAGTCGGGAGCGCTTTAGAGCAGTATTCCTGACATCAATGACCACTGCAGCAGGTTTGCTTCCGTTACTGACTGAAACCAGCCTGCAAGCACAGGTTATCCAACCACTGGTTATCTCCATCGTGTTTGGTATTTTTGCATCCACTCTGCTGGTGCTGTTTATGATCCCAGCAGCGTATGCCATTTTAGCTGACTTCGGCCTAGTCCATAAGCACGAAGAAATCTAA
- a CDS encoding efflux RND transporter periplasmic adaptor subunit, giving the protein MKMNKKLLFFPALAVGVVILFLAISLRPDLPVKPASDRARLVETIPLELKAIAPVAIGFGKIAPKVEWKAIAEVSGKVVYRHPQLEKGQVLQAGTEILRIDPLDYELKLVQTQADLKSAQTSLAKLNQEEANLKSTLKIEANRLVIANKELDRKQNLRKKGLTSQSDVDQQEQSALSQRKVVLDIENQIGLMPDEKRVAEALVKVNASKVDEAKRSLDKTIITLPYDLRIAEVEIEQNQVVNLQQTMVTGHGIDVMEVEAQLSIHDMQTLAASIGEFVRDESGIPQPDMNAIHANIELNSGNLSASWSAKVARISETVDPSQATAGVILEIEQDYRALNPTSAPPLVNGMFVRALIEGQENPSWVIPERALHGDKIYLMGDDNRLQVVTVEVLYRRNNQVVIDGELEQGQKLIINDLLPAIHGMLLKESPEQSEATIEESDS; this is encoded by the coding sequence ATGAAAATGAATAAAAAGCTGCTGTTCTTTCCTGCCCTTGCTGTTGGGGTCGTCATTCTATTTTTGGCGATTAGCCTTAGACCAGATTTGCCCGTCAAGCCCGCAAGTGATCGTGCAAGATTGGTTGAAACAATTCCTCTGGAACTCAAAGCCATCGCACCTGTTGCTATTGGCTTTGGTAAAATCGCACCAAAAGTTGAATGGAAAGCGATAGCCGAAGTATCCGGCAAAGTAGTTTACCGCCACCCGCAACTGGAAAAAGGACAAGTGCTGCAAGCAGGGACGGAAATCTTGCGTATCGATCCTCTCGATTACGAGTTAAAACTGGTTCAAACTCAAGCTGACCTCAAGTCTGCCCAAACCTCTCTGGCAAAGCTGAACCAAGAAGAAGCGAACCTCAAAAGCACCCTCAAGATAGAAGCCAACCGTCTGGTTATCGCCAACAAAGAGCTAGACCGTAAACAAAACCTACGCAAGAAAGGCCTAACTTCCCAATCAGATGTAGACCAACAAGAACAAAGCGCGCTATCTCAACGTAAGGTAGTGCTAGATATCGAAAACCAAATCGGTTTAATGCCGGATGAAAAGCGTGTCGCAGAAGCCCTAGTTAAGGTCAATGCATCAAAAGTCGATGAAGCGAAACGTTCGCTTGATAAAACCATCATTACTTTACCTTACGATCTGCGTATTGCAGAAGTCGAAATTGAGCAAAACCAAGTGGTAAACCTCCAACAGACCATGGTGACCGGACATGGCATTGATGTCATGGAAGTGGAAGCTCAGCTGTCCATTCATGACATGCAAACTTTGGCGGCGAGCATCGGTGAGTTTGTTCGCGACGAGTCCGGTATTCCACAACCTGATATGAATGCAATTCACGCTAACATTGAACTCAACAGCGGTAATCTTTCTGCAAGCTGGTCTGCTAAAGTTGCACGTATCAGTGAGACCGTCGATCCAAGCCAAGCAACTGCTGGTGTGATTCTGGAAATTGAACAAGACTACCGTGCATTAAACCCAACCTCTGCTCCGCCATTGGTGAACGGCATGTTTGTGCGTGCCTTGATTGAGGGGCAAGAGAATCCGAGTTGGGTCATCCCAGAGCGTGCGCTTCATGGCGATAAGATTTACCTGATGGGTGATGACAATCGTCTGCAAGTGGTGACGGTTGAAGTATTATATCGCCGAAATAACCAAGTGGTGATCGATGGCGAATTGGAGCAAGGTCAGAAGCTGATCATCAACGATTTACTGCCTGCGATACACGGCATGCTATTGAAAGAGTCACCAGAACAGTCAGAAGCCACTATTGAGGAATCTGATTCATGA
- a CDS encoding TetR/AcrR family transcriptional regulator, which yields MTEAHRRAGRPTDKIDAREKLIFHARELFTIMAYDKVSTRLVAQKAGVNVAMIRYYFGNKEGLFETMLRETLSPMQKQMQALMSDSNEQNFLDLMRTYYREMIKVPQFPRLIAQVMHMPPSETQRKLLEKVFADISKPMQGVIFDKLIDGGVLRKDADPQLCRVSYISLMVFPFMAPPALLAIHGIELSEVFLNRLFDHNIQLMKHGFLDSGDQYENE from the coding sequence GTGACGGAAGCTCATCGAAGGGCGGGAAGACCCACAGATAAAATCGACGCACGGGAGAAACTGATTTTCCATGCGCGCGAACTCTTCACTATTATGGCTTACGACAAAGTATCTACTCGCCTGGTCGCGCAGAAAGCAGGCGTGAACGTGGCGATGATTCGCTACTACTTTGGCAACAAAGAGGGCTTGTTCGAGACCATGTTGCGCGAGACGCTGTCACCGATGCAAAAGCAGATGCAGGCATTGATGTCCGACAGTAACGAGCAAAACTTCCTCGATTTAATGCGTACCTACTATCGCGAGATGATCAAAGTGCCACAGTTCCCACGTTTGATTGCTCAAGTCATGCATATGCCTCCTTCAGAAACTCAACGTAAATTACTAGAAAAAGTTTTCGCTGACATCAGCAAACCAATGCAAGGCGTGATCTTTGATAAGTTGATCGATGGTGGTGTTTTGCGAAAAGACGCTGACCCTCAACTTTGTCGCGTCTCTTACATCAGCTTAATGGTGTTTCCTTTTATGGCACCACCAGCACTTCTGGCTATTCACGGTATCGAGCTCTCAGAAGTCTTCTTGAACCGATTATTCGACCACAACATACAACTGATGAAACATGGATTTTTAGATTCGGGCGACCAATATGAAAATGAATAA